Proteins encoded in a region of the Canis lupus familiaris isolate Mischka breed German Shepherd chromosome 1, alternate assembly UU_Cfam_GSD_1.0, whole genome shotgun sequence genome:
- the ZNF575 gene encoding zinc finger protein 575: protein MLERDAESAAGDTDPSPAGKEPVTKGGAPLQGSPQKPSQSVPGPATTAAAPSRPRRRPPPQRPHRCPDCDKAFSYPSKLATHRLAHGGARPHPCPDCPKAFSYPSKLAAHRLTHSGARPHPCPHCPKAFGHRSKLAAHLWTHAPARPYPCPDCPKSFCYPSKLAAHRHTHHATEARPYPCPHCPKAFSFPSKLAAHRLCHDPPTAPGSQATARHRCSSCDQAFGQRRLLLLHQRSHHQAESQGERE, encoded by the exons ATGCTGGAACGAGATGCAGAGTCCGCGGCTGGGGACACCGATCCTAGTCCCGCTGGCAAGGAACCAGTAACCAAGGGAGGAG CTCCGCTCCAGGGCTCGCCGCAGAAGCCCAGCCAGTCGGTTCCGGGGCCTGCCACGACCGCGGCGGCGCCTTCCCGACCCCGACGGCGGCCCCCGCCCCAGCGCCCACACCGCTGCCCCGACTGTGACAAGGCCTTCTCGTACCCGTCCAAGCTGGCCACGCACCGGCTGGCCCACGGCGGCGCCCGCCCCCACCCGTGCCCCGACTGCCCCAAGGCCTTCTCCTACCCCTCCAAGCTGGCAGCCCACCGCCTCACGCACAGTGGCGCCCGCCCACACCCCTGCCCACACTGCCCAAAGGCCTTTGGCCACCGCTCCAAGCTGGCAGCCCACCTCTGGACCCACGCACCTGCCCGCCCCTACCCATGCCCCGACTGCCCCAAGTCTTTCTGCTACCCCTCCAAGCTTGCAGCCCACCGCCACACGCACCATGCCACCGAAGCCCGCCCCTATCCTTGCCCTCACTGCCCCAAGGCTTTTTCATTCCCCTCCAAACTGGCCGCCCACCGCCTCTGTCATGATCCCCCGACAGCACCAGGCAGCCAGGCCACAGCCCGGCATCGCTGCTCCAGCTGCGACCAGGCCTTTGGCCAAAGACGACTCCTGCTCCTTCACCAGCGCAGCCACCACCAGGCTGAAAGCCAGGGGGAGCGAGAGTGA